A region of Anaerolineales bacterium DNA encodes the following proteins:
- a CDS encoding Crp/Fnr family transcriptional regulator, translating into MMAPRKRSPLEIKTTEAHLCSISLRLKILGQVPFFRDLTASDHEWINSLFHEKDFDTDEVICLSGDAAEQLFIIADGRVKLLQHSLEGKEILLDLLTPGEFFGALSGLGNDVYPETAQAHTNCCILVIGRETFQHVLQRYPAVALKLIDIMAGRLRTANERVHQLSALSIEARIASILLMLADKFGERKGNELLLQVPLSREDLAGMSGATTESASRVMSRFQKDGLIRSGRKWVAVIDRAGLEALAGKA; encoded by the coding sequence ATGATGGCTCCCAGAAAACGCTCCCCACTGGAGATCAAGACAACCGAGGCGCACTTGTGCTCCATTTCGCTGCGCTTGAAGATCCTCGGTCAAGTGCCATTCTTCCGAGACCTGACCGCCTCCGATCATGAATGGATCAATTCGCTGTTCCATGAGAAAGATTTCGATACCGATGAAGTCATCTGTCTTTCCGGTGATGCGGCTGAACAGCTCTTCATCATTGCGGACGGAAGGGTCAAGCTGCTGCAGCATTCCCTGGAAGGCAAGGAGATCCTTCTCGACCTGCTCACCCCGGGGGAATTCTTTGGGGCGCTTTCCGGGCTGGGCAATGATGTCTACCCAGAGACGGCACAAGCCCATACCAACTGCTGCATCCTGGTCATCGGTCGGGAGACTTTCCAGCATGTTCTCCAGCGCTACCCGGCTGTCGCCTTGAAACTGATCGATATCATGGCCGGCAGACTCAGAACGGCCAACGAGCGTGTCCACCAACTGAGCGCCTTGAGCATCGAAGCACGCATTGCCAGCATCCTGCTGATGCTGGCAGATAAGTTCGGAGAACGAAAGGGGAATGAACTCCTGCTGCAGGTGCCTCTCTCCCGGGAGGACCTGGCCGGGATGAGTGGAGCGACCACGGAGAGCGCCAGCCGGGTGATGAGCCGGTTCCAGAAGGATGGGCTGATCCGGTCAGGCCGGAAATGGGTGGCTGTGATCGACCGGGCAGGGCTGGAAGCTTTGGCCGGGAAGGCATAA
- a CDS encoding single-stranded DNA-binding protein: MSHQKCEIIGRLGTDPEMRYSPSGQPVTNFPVATNRKYKNAAGQTVKETTWFKVSAWGKMAEACNSYLHKGSLVYVEGRLIADPSTGSPRIWDRQDGTPAASFELHADTVDFLDSKNGDANGHAEQLAPASSENEIPF, translated from the coding sequence ATGTCTCACCAAAAGTGCGAAATCATCGGCCGCCTGGGAACTGATCCGGAGATGCGCTATTCACCCTCCGGCCAGCCAGTCACCAATTTCCCGGTCGCCACTAACCGCAAGTACAAGAATGCGGCCGGCCAGACCGTGAAAGAAACGACCTGGTTCAAGGTGAGCGCCTGGGGCAAGATGGCGGAGGCGTGCAACAGTTACCTCCACAAGGGCAGCCTGGTGTACGTTGAAGGCCGCCTAATCGCCGACCCTTCCACAGGCAGCCCCCGCATCTGGGACCGCCAGGACGGCACGCCGGCTGCATCCTTCGAACTCCACGCAGACACGGTGGACTTCCTGGACTCTAAGAACGGCGACGCGAACGGGCACGCCGAACAGTTGGCTCCCGCGTCCAGTGAGAACGAGATCCCGTTCTAG
- a CDS encoding helicase: MPESLQPPSANQIRQELEDLILHDLLGPAGGDEEIVDEAYVRDRYILGLLAPRGQSVIPEEEEDLAVTDDDGEEGVVEQPTIRNSTLLPSSMGLTFTLDASATAIQIHASWGRYEKYSSEELGLELEKPRMVWKRIPVTASSKPIALKPGRMPRWVPNPNFSDVYVDGLLRQRNGEWVITLFLVNAQEEPKKLRDTAWLFQPELRVSAPDSSAIFRRRRNQHNAHADEEEVAMGMLYREQVEFAVGHGVAVHAELAPGSFDQAISLKTVVAPLFELPRVTPPTSMEIPGLRGLVLDMKGLSGLGDNELEKALAPLVSAYSDWIKDLEAQLKQGSRGIGPYADIAQQTIDICWQNLKRIQAGIDLLASNHQAAEAFRFANRAMALQRIHTLHSESVRREENKTIEELDVETNRTWYPFQLAFILLNLPGLADPLSPERSHPTQAIADVLWFPTGGGKTEAYLGLTAFTLAMRRLQGMVGGYDGSAGVAVLMRYTLRLLTLQQFQRAAALICACESIRREEPTVWGSEPFRIGLWVGERSTPNWNSASDEIVKEYRKTGYFRSTVTGGQGSPHQLTNCPWCGTPINPGSDIVVETYKHGQCRTIVYCPSNTCLFNQKNAKREGLPILVVDEEVYRRLPSLLIATVDKFAQMPWKGEAQMLFGRVNGYCSRHGYRSPDIEDKNSHPADKTFGLPAASTEEKCCLRPPDLIIQDELHLINGPLGTLVGLYETAVDNLCSWNIDGHVVRPKVIASSATIRKAPAQINNLYLRQTNIFPPNGLLISDNFFSRQRTPDESNPGRMYLGICAPGSRLKVVMIRSYVAALSAAQMLYEKYGGLVDPYMTLVGYFNAMRDLGGLRRVLDDAIRTRLRNMGRRGLANRNLDTYSISELTSRIGATDIPEILDRLGTTFDPIRDEERKKKRKAGEKVAPSKYPIDTLLATNMISVGVDVPRLGLMVVAGQPKYTSEYIQATSRIGRRYPGLVITVYNWARPRDLSHYERFEHYHATLYQQVEALSVTPFSPRAIDRGISALLVSFLRLYGFDFNGNESAALLDREHPTVKLAVDEISRRAGLVTGNPKVEQEVRAELNSRLDHWLARAAKLAGSGAKLGYKGVEDGRTLGLLETPNKQVRDLFTCLTSLRDVEPSVNLILNNYEIETPEMTSGADQGQKAAQ, from the coding sequence ATGCCAGAATCCTTACAACCTCCCAGCGCTAATCAAATCCGCCAAGAATTGGAGGATCTCATCCTGCATGATCTGCTTGGTCCGGCCGGCGGAGACGAGGAAATTGTCGATGAAGCCTATGTGCGAGATCGATACATCCTCGGGTTATTGGCCCCTCGAGGCCAAAGCGTAATTCCAGAGGAGGAAGAGGATCTGGCGGTAACCGACGACGATGGTGAAGAGGGTGTGGTAGAACAACCCACGATTCGAAACTCTACTCTGCTTCCTTCCTCCATGGGGTTAACCTTCACCTTGGATGCATCGGCTACAGCCATCCAAATCCACGCTTCATGGGGTCGATATGAAAAATATTCAAGCGAAGAATTAGGATTGGAGCTTGAGAAGCCACGGATGGTGTGGAAACGCATCCCGGTAACTGCATCATCAAAGCCAATTGCGCTGAAACCTGGACGCATGCCACGCTGGGTGCCTAATCCTAACTTCAGCGATGTTTATGTGGATGGTTTGCTTCGTCAGCGCAATGGGGAGTGGGTAATTACACTGTTCCTGGTCAATGCACAGGAAGAGCCCAAGAAATTGCGTGATACTGCCTGGTTATTCCAACCCGAGTTGCGTGTCAGCGCGCCGGACAGCTCAGCCATCTTCCGCCGTCGACGGAACCAGCATAATGCTCATGCCGACGAAGAAGAAGTTGCAATGGGCATGCTTTACCGGGAACAGGTGGAATTTGCTGTTGGCCATGGGGTGGCAGTTCATGCCGAATTAGCGCCCGGATCATTTGATCAGGCCATATCGCTAAAAACCGTTGTAGCTCCTTTATTTGAACTGCCCCGCGTGACACCTCCAACAAGCATGGAGATCCCTGGGTTACGGGGACTGGTCTTGGATATGAAAGGTTTATCTGGATTAGGCGACAATGAGCTTGAGAAGGCTTTAGCTCCTCTTGTTTCCGCCTATTCGGATTGGATAAAAGACCTAGAAGCTCAGTTGAAACAAGGTTCGAGAGGCATCGGGCCCTATGCTGACATTGCGCAGCAAACTATTGATATCTGTTGGCAGAATCTCAAGCGCATCCAAGCAGGAATTGATTTATTGGCCTCGAATCATCAGGCAGCTGAAGCATTTCGATTTGCCAATCGTGCCATGGCTTTGCAGCGTATACATACCCTGCATTCCGAGTCCGTCCGCCGTGAAGAAAATAAAACCATCGAAGAATTGGATGTGGAGACAAACCGGACATGGTATCCATTCCAATTAGCATTTATCTTGTTGAACCTTCCAGGTCTTGCAGACCCGCTTTCTCCAGAACGTAGTCACCCTACTCAGGCCATTGCTGATGTGCTTTGGTTCCCAACTGGTGGTGGTAAAACTGAAGCATATCTTGGTCTGACAGCTTTCACTCTTGCCATGCGTCGTTTGCAAGGAATGGTTGGCGGTTATGATGGTAGCGCCGGAGTGGCTGTTCTAATGCGATACACTCTCAGGCTGCTGACCTTGCAACAGTTTCAACGTGCTGCAGCCCTGATCTGCGCTTGCGAAAGCATCAGAAGGGAAGAACCAACTGTATGGGGGAGTGAACCGTTCCGGATTGGATTATGGGTGGGGGAACGCAGCACTCCTAACTGGAATTCTGCCAGTGATGAAATCGTCAAAGAATATCGAAAGACTGGTTACTTCCGCTCCACAGTAACCGGAGGTCAGGGCTCGCCTCACCAATTAACCAACTGCCCCTGGTGCGGTACACCGATCAACCCTGGCAGCGATATCGTTGTCGAAACTTATAAACATGGGCAATGCCGAACGATTGTGTATTGTCCATCCAACACATGCTTATTCAATCAGAAGAATGCAAAGCGTGAAGGATTGCCAATCCTGGTGGTGGACGAAGAAGTCTACCGTCGGTTACCTTCGTTACTGATCGCTACTGTAGATAAGTTCGCCCAGATGCCCTGGAAGGGCGAAGCGCAAATGCTGTTTGGGCGCGTCAATGGATATTGTTCACGCCACGGATATCGATCACCCGATATTGAAGACAAGAATTCCCACCCGGCGGATAAAACATTTGGACTTCCGGCAGCTTCTACAGAAGAAAAATGTTGTCTTCGCCCTCCCGACTTGATTATTCAGGATGAATTACACCTGATCAATGGGCCACTTGGAACGCTGGTTGGATTATATGAAACCGCTGTAGATAATTTGTGCAGCTGGAATATAGATGGGCATGTTGTCCGTCCGAAGGTGATCGCATCCTCTGCAACTATTCGTAAAGCACCGGCCCAAATAAATAATCTCTACCTTCGCCAGACCAATATTTTTCCTCCCAATGGTTTGCTGATTTCGGATAATTTCTTCTCCCGGCAACGTACGCCTGATGAGAGTAACCCGGGGAGAATGTATTTAGGAATTTGCGCTCCTGGCTCACGATTAAAAGTTGTGATGATCCGTTCATATGTAGCCGCGTTGTCTGCTGCCCAAATGTTGTACGAGAAGTATGGTGGCCTGGTCGATCCATATATGACTCTTGTTGGTTATTTCAATGCTATGCGTGACCTGGGCGGCCTCCGAAGGGTTCTCGATGATGCCATTCGTACCCGTCTGCGGAACATGGGAAGACGCGGGTTGGCCAACCGCAACTTGGATACCTATAGCATTAGCGAGCTGACCTCGCGTATCGGTGCGACCGATATTCCTGAGATTCTTGATCGACTGGGGACGACCTTTGACCCGATCCGGGATGAGGAGCGCAAGAAAAAACGTAAGGCCGGCGAAAAAGTTGCCCCGTCAAAATATCCCATAGACACCTTATTGGCTACGAATATGATCTCTGTTGGGGTAGATGTGCCACGCTTGGGATTGATGGTTGTAGCTGGACAACCCAAATACACTAGCGAATACATCCAGGCAACTTCACGCATCGGCAGACGTTACCCCGGCTTGGTCATAACAGTTTACAACTGGGCGCGGCCCAGAGACTTGAGTCATTATGAGCGTTTTGAGCATTATCATGCAACGCTCTATCAGCAAGTCGAAGCACTCTCCGTCACCCCTTTTTCTCCTCGCGCGATTGACCGTGGAATTTCTGCTTTGTTAGTCTCGTTCCTTCGCCTCTATGGGTTTGACTTCAATGGTAATGAGAGTGCAGCATTATTGGACCGTGAACACCCTACCGTAAAGCTGGCAGTTGATGAAATCAGTCGCAGAGCCGGCCTGGTAACTGGAAATCCAAAAGTCGAACAAGAGGTCCGAGCCGAATTGAACAGTCGGCTCGATCATTGGCTTGCTCGTGCCGCCAAACTTGCTGGCAGTGGTGCTAAGCTGGGTTATAAAGGCGTAGAAGACGGGCGAACATTGGGTTTACTCGAAACCCCCAACAAACAAGTTCGTGATTTATTTACCTGCTTGACATCACTGCGAGATGTTGAACCATCCGTAAATCTTATTTTGAACAACTATGAGATTGAGACTCCTGAGATGACTTCAGGAGCTGACCAAGGACAAAAGGCAGCACAATGA
- a CDS encoding restriction endonuclease, with the protein MSIARHHNEWLSLVEVSGPFLSLPVLMRVFPQGLDASDRDGLAELRLAYEEWLDDQNSLRPSTAIHTVWVRYVLGQVLGIDKANLLEGPAVPANLKAFIAEQGETLHPDLVVADNAPSSKPRMLVQIHPFNQGLEKTTHDHRWKASPAMRMLELLRATGVSLGLVTNGEQWMLVHAPKGETSAFISWYAALWLEEPLTLRAFTSLLGAPRFFSAADEDTLEGMLKDSVNEQQEVTDQLGYQVRRAVEVLIRAVDKADQDSGRKLVQNISDARLYEAALTVMMRLVFLFSAEERDLLLLGDPIYDQNYAVSTLRAQLRETADQLGEEVLERRFDAWCRLLATFRAVHDGIHHDRLTLPAYGGSLFDPDHYPFLEGRSSAADDNHGIVLPISNRTVLHLLEALQVLRVKVPGGGPAEARRLSFRSLDVEQIGHVYEGLLDHIAVRATEPVLGLSGTRDKEPEIPLSVLLAEEAKGEKNFLAYLKEQTGRSENALRNLLHETPEVFASQRLMIACNNDQGIYDRVVRYAGLIREDDFGYPVVFLPGGVYVTAGATRRATGTHYTPRSLTEPIVQHTLEPLVYIGPAEGLPREEWKLHSAAEILSLKVCDMAMGSAGFLVQVDRYLAERLTEAWAIACEGGIQITPEGKPSKGGLGEKIIPKDDDERMILARRLVADRCIYGVDKNPLAVEIAKLSIWLTTMDRGRPFTFLDHALKCGDSLVGASADDYLRWAHGWREPAATLFDAQLESDLETARKKRLLLEQFEVVDVRDIEHKAELLLEADAAMAHIKRGCDLLMGARLLGLSDREIEELQLSLLFPYMAGELDGEVNAGKRPDAARTLAIAKKERVFHWEFEFPEVFERGGFSAFIGNPPFLGGTRISTELGTNYLIGLKSLYPTFGNRADLCSLFFLSSFEKMRIKGCMGLIATNTISQGDSRVTGLDAIVNKGGDIYTAISSIPWVGTASVFVSVIHITKQQFSGKKYLNNSEVEQISPKLDSDIFGGDPKTLSENDSKCFTGSKLDGIGFAVGIDEAKELIKNDPQNQDVLFPYLNGDDLNSSPDQSPTRWVIYFRDWSLSEAERYPLCLQIVRERVYPERQHHKEKRTKENWWLFQRTRPELYRTISSLKRVLIIAQTSKTVAFSFVPVDWIYNQKIVLFAYDDANKFAVMQSAFHNAWVWKYSSTLGEGLSYAPTDCFQNFPFPKNNIITLDEIGETYHEHRRKIMLARMEGLTPTYNRFHNPKESAEDIVRLRELHVEMDQAVASAYGWGDLDLGHGFHETAQGVRFTISEAARREVLARLLKLNHERYEEEIKAGLHEEKKAKEKGKKGGKKVAEEKGQYELF; encoded by the coding sequence ATGTCCATCGCCCGACACCACAATGAATGGCTCTCATTAGTTGAAGTATCCGGACCATTTTTAAGCCTGCCAGTGCTGATGCGCGTCTTCCCGCAGGGGCTAGATGCGAGCGATCGTGATGGTCTGGCCGAACTGCGACTGGCTTATGAGGAGTGGCTGGATGATCAAAACAGCCTGCGTCCTTCAACTGCCATCCATACGGTATGGGTGCGATATGTGCTAGGACAGGTTCTAGGTATTGATAAAGCCAATCTGCTGGAAGGTCCGGCGGTACCTGCCAACCTGAAGGCATTCATCGCAGAGCAAGGAGAGACGCTGCATCCTGACCTGGTCGTCGCGGATAACGCCCCATCCTCAAAACCGCGCATGCTTGTCCAGATCCACCCCTTCAACCAGGGGCTGGAAAAAACTACGCACGACCACCGGTGGAAAGCATCCCCTGCCATGCGCATGCTTGAACTGCTGCGTGCCACAGGCGTTTCCCTTGGACTGGTGACGAATGGCGAGCAATGGATGCTGGTGCATGCACCCAAAGGCGAAACCAGCGCGTTCATTTCCTGGTATGCGGCGTTGTGGCTTGAAGAGCCGCTCACGCTGCGAGCATTCACCTCTTTACTAGGTGCTCCAAGGTTCTTTTCAGCAGCCGATGAAGATACCCTGGAAGGCATGCTCAAGGACAGCGTCAATGAGCAGCAGGAAGTCACCGACCAGTTGGGTTACCAGGTGCGGCGGGCGGTCGAGGTGCTGATCCGTGCTGTGGATAAGGCTGACCAAGACAGCGGGCGGAAATTGGTACAGAACATTTCGGACGCCAGGCTATATGAGGCGGCGCTGACCGTGATGATGCGTCTGGTATTCCTCTTTTCAGCTGAGGAACGGGATCTGCTTTTACTGGGCGATCCGATCTACGACCAGAACTATGCGGTATCCACCTTGCGCGCCCAGCTCAGGGAAACGGCCGATCAACTGGGCGAAGAGGTGCTGGAACGCCGCTTCGATGCCTGGTGCCGGTTGCTGGCAACCTTTCGAGCGGTGCATGACGGCATCCACCATGACCGATTAACGCTGCCTGCTTACGGGGGCAGCTTGTTCGATCCGGATCATTATCCATTCCTGGAAGGCCGTTCATCAGCTGCGGATGACAACCATGGCATTGTGCTTCCCATATCGAACCGCACCGTTCTACACCTGCTGGAAGCCTTGCAAGTCCTGCGGGTGAAGGTGCCTGGAGGAGGCCCAGCTGAAGCCCGCCGGCTCTCGTTCCGTTCTCTTGATGTGGAGCAGATCGGTCATGTGTATGAAGGTCTGCTGGATCATATCGCCGTCCGCGCAACGGAGCCTGTTCTGGGCTTGAGCGGGACCCGTGACAAGGAACCGGAGATCCCCCTTTCAGTCCTTCTCGCCGAAGAAGCCAAAGGCGAGAAAAACTTCCTCGCTTATCTAAAGGAGCAAACCGGACGCTCAGAGAATGCGCTGCGAAATTTGCTGCATGAAACACCGGAGGTATTTGCCAGCCAGCGTTTGATGATTGCCTGCAACAATGACCAGGGAATCTATGACCGCGTGGTACGGTATGCAGGCCTGATCCGGGAAGATGATTTTGGTTACCCGGTCGTTTTCCTGCCGGGTGGTGTCTATGTGACTGCCGGCGCGACGCGGCGTGCAACGGGAACCCATTACACCCCGCGCAGTTTGACTGAGCCGATCGTGCAGCACACGCTGGAGCCCCTGGTTTATATTGGACCAGCCGAAGGGCTGCCGCGAGAAGAATGGAAATTGCACTCGGCAGCTGAGATCCTCTCTCTGAAAGTTTGTGACATGGCAATGGGTTCGGCAGGATTCCTGGTACAGGTTGACCGGTATCTCGCCGAACGATTGACCGAAGCCTGGGCAATCGCTTGTGAAGGGGGAATCCAGATCACGCCGGAAGGGAAACCATCGAAAGGCGGACTGGGCGAGAAGATCATTCCTAAAGACGACGACGAACGGATGATCCTGGCGCGCCGGCTGGTGGCAGATCGCTGCATTTACGGGGTGGATAAGAACCCACTGGCGGTGGAGATCGCCAAGTTATCCATCTGGCTGACCACCATGGACAGAGGTCGACCGTTCACCTTTCTCGACCATGCCTTGAAATGTGGGGATTCGCTGGTGGGGGCAAGTGCGGATGATTACCTGCGTTGGGCGCATGGATGGCGTGAGCCAGCTGCAACGCTCTTTGATGCACAGTTGGAATCCGACCTGGAAACGGCTCGTAAAAAGCGGCTTCTGCTTGAACAGTTTGAAGTGGTGGATGTACGCGATATTGAGCACAAAGCGGAATTACTCCTAGAAGCCGACGCCGCCATGGCGCACATCAAGCGCGGCTGTGACCTGTTGATGGGTGCGCGGTTGTTGGGCTTGAGCGACCGCGAGATTGAAGAATTGCAATTGAGTTTGTTGTTCCCCTACATGGCGGGCGAATTAGATGGTGAAGTCAATGCGGGAAAACGCCCAGATGCTGCTCGTACCTTGGCAATTGCTAAAAAAGAAAGGGTTTTTCATTGGGAGTTTGAGTTCCCTGAAGTATTTGAGAGGGGTGGGTTTAGTGCATTTATAGGAAATCCACCATTTTTAGGTGGAACACGTATTAGCACCGAACTTGGGACAAATTATTTGATTGGATTAAAGAGCCTATATCCTACCTTTGGCAATCGAGCTGATTTGTGTTCATTATTCTTTTTGAGTTCATTTGAGAAAATGCGTATCAAAGGTTGTATGGGATTAATAGCAACTAACACAATATCCCAAGGGGACTCAAGGGTTACTGGATTAGATGCTATTGTTAATAAAGGTGGAGATATTTACACGGCAATCTCTTCAATTCCATGGGTTGGAACAGCCAGTGTTTTTGTAAGTGTTATACACATTACAAAGCAACAGTTTAGCGGAAAAAAATATTTGAACAACTCTGAAGTGGAACAGATTTCTCCCAAGCTCGATAGTGACATTTTTGGTGGTGATCCGAAAACATTATCTGAGAATGATAGTAAATGTTTTACGGGTTCAAAATTAGATGGAATCGGTTTCGCTGTTGGTATTGATGAAGCAAAAGAATTAATCAAAAATGACCCCCAAAACCAAGATGTTCTCTTTCCTTACCTGAATGGCGATGATTTGAATTCTAGCCCTGACCAAAGTCCAACTCGTTGGGTAATTTACTTTAGGGATTGGAGTTTGAGTGAAGCCGAACGATATCCATTATGTTTGCAAATAGTTCGTGAGCGTGTATATCCAGAAAGGCAGCACCATAAAGAAAAAAGAACAAAAGAAAACTGGTGGTTATTTCAGAGAACCAGACCTGAACTTTATAGAACGATTTCATCGCTTAAACGTGTTTTAATAATTGCTCAAACAAGCAAAACCGTTGCGTTTTCCTTTGTTCCTGTAGATTGGATCTATAACCAAAAAATAGTTTTGTTTGCATATGATGATGCGAATAAATTTGCTGTGATGCAATCGGCTTTTCATAATGCCTGGGTCTGGAAATACAGTTCCACACTTGGAGAAGGCTTAAGTTATGCACCAACTGATTGTTTTCAAAATTTTCCTTTCCCAAAAAACAACATCATAACTTTGGATGAAATTGGCGAAACCTATCACGAACATCGTCGCAAAATTATGCTAGCGCGTATGGAGGGGCTGACGCCCACGTATAACCGCTTCCACAACCCGAAAGAAAGCGCTGAAGATATTGTCCGCCTACGGGAGTTGCATGTTGAGATGGATCAGGCGGTTGCTAGCGCGTATGGATGGGGCGATCTCGATTTGGGGCACGGCTTCCATGAGACAGCGCAGGGAGTGCGGTTTACGATCAGCGAGGCAGCAAGAAGAGAAGTGTTGGCGAGGCTGCTAAAGTTGAATCATGAGAGGTATGAGGAAGAGATCAAGGCAGGACTGCACGAGGAGAAGAAGGCTAAGGAGAAAGGGAAGAAAGGTGGAAAAAAGGTAGCGGAAGAGAAGGGGCAATATGAACTTTTCTAG